The Astatotilapia calliptera chromosome 14, fAstCal1.2, whole genome shotgun sequence genome includes a region encoding these proteins:
- the stard13b gene encoding stAR-related lipid transfer protein 13 isoform X4: MNSKRRSAKLKLRRSFSEQLWSSTSKAWDLLWKGVRERRLAEIEAKEACDWLRAAGFPQYAQLFEDSQFPIDITPVKRDHDFLDKDLVEPLCRRLHTLNKCASMKLDVNLPKKKSEDSDEDDLFAISDKWTFEWSSRRWSRLQDIDSLLGNHREGELSRDGVPLRTTTSSESVLTDLSEPEVSSLHSESSGGSGHRGLSTEDSDCSNRTCSDTAAMPDSTSLTMPHIPKEFAHFNSPSDKHSKTTHSRAKELLKRMDTLSSRGTLGKGHKTLVISSPVLQQKAQALKKLRCEDIINGDGGALEPPCNKILPSHSSSEGSSHSGGSTVSTPSLKERKPHRVDHKRSGMYLEDMDIFSGSQMNKVAEQNRRNEFCSYENLVVHIPKDHKPGTFPKALSIESLSPTGGASINWHTGSMHLDSPLISCRKETRPATQSSSRGSRISVYDNVPGSHLYASTGDLIDLEKEDLFPHLDDILLHVNGLQQIVDHWSKNVFPGGEGIVQIDDGKDDTAGLQSSSQITLDFEGNSVTESQIVPSDGDRDKVSLTETESTRLRERRDSGVGASLTRPNRLRWPSFQISNRLSHSRASLQITNQSAGQLSLLQKFSLLRLTAIMEKYSLTNKHGWTWSVPKFMKRMKVPDYKDKNVFGVPLIVHVQRSGQPLPLGLQQALRYLRSQCLDQVGLFRKSGVKSRIQALRQMNESSPENVNYEDQSAYDVADMVKQFFRDLPEPLLTSKLGETFLHIYQYVPKDQRLQAVQAAIMLMSDENREVLQTLLCFLSDVTSSVAENQMTPMNIAVCLAPSLFHLNKMKKDNLSPRAMHKKYATGRPDQKDLNENLAAAQGLAHMIIECNRLFEIPHEMVTQSRNSYVEADLHAPTIDELCKQSEEEDGTYQTLLEGRLQNLLKEAREKSKYWVSCSSSDNTELYYKKVGDGNPLRRWKVSVEVEAPPSVVLNRVLRERHLWDMDLLQWKVCETLDRQTEVFQYVLSRMPPHPSRDFVVLRSWRTDLPKGACSLVSVSIEHEDCPPLGGIRAIVLESNYLLEPCGSGKSRLTHICRVDMKGRTPDWYNKAFGHLCAAEAARIRNSFQPLITDGPETKI, translated from the exons gcgACTCCACACTTTAAATAAGTGTGCCTCTATGAAACTTGACGTGAATCTTCCAAAGAAGAAA AGTGAAGACTCTGATGAAGATGATCTGTTTGCTATTAGTGACAAATGGACCTTTGAGTGGAGCAGCCGGCGTTGGTCCAGGTTACAGGACATTGACAGTCTGCTGGGAAATCACAGAGAGGGTGAGCTCTCCAGAGATGGTGTGCCTCTGAGAACTACCACCAGCAGCGAGAGTGTTCTGACAGACCTCAGTGAGCCAGAGGTCTCTTCTTTGCACAGCGAGAGCAGCGGAGGCAGCGGTCATCGGGGCCTCAGCACAGAGGACTCTGACTGTTCTAACCGCACCTGCTCAGACACTGCAGCAATGCCAGACTCAACTTCTCTCACAATGCCTCACATCCCCAAAGAATTTGCTCACTTCAATTCACCATCTGACAAGCACAGCAAAACAACCCACTCTCGTGCCAAGGAGTTACTAAAGCGTATGGATACACTGAGCTCCCGAGGTACTCTGGGAAAAGGCCATAAGACGCTGGTAATCAGCTCTCCTGTGCTGCAGCAGAAGGCCCAGGCCCTGAAGAAATTGAGGTGTGAAGACATAATAAATGGAGATGGTGGAGCTCTGGAACCACCATGCAATAAAATTCTGCCATCCCACTCCAGTAGTGAGGGTAGCAGCCATTCTGGTGGCAGCACTGTCAGCACACCCAGCCTAAAAGAGCGTAAGCCTCACCGTGTTGACCATAAACGCAGCGGCATGTATTTGGAGGACATGGACATCTTCTCAGGATCCCAAATGAATAAAGTTGCAGAACAAAATCGTAGAAATGAATTTTGCTCTTATGAAAACCTCGTGGTCCACATTCCCAAAGACCACAAGCCAGGAACCTTCCCCAAAGCATTGTCCATAGAGAGCCTGTCCCCAACTGGTGGCGCCTCAATTAACTGGCACACTGGCAGCATGCACCTGGACTCCCCTTTAATTTCATGCAGAAAGGAAACACGGCCTGCCACCCAGTCCTCTTCCAGAGGTAGCCGCATCAGTGTGTACGATAATGTTCCTGGCTCGCATCTGTATGCCAGCACTGGAGACCTGATAGACCTGGAGAAAGAGGATCTGTTTCCACACCTGGATGATATCTTACTGCATGTCAATGGTCTACAACAGATAGTGGACCACTGGTCAAAAAATGTGTTCCCTGGAGGCGAGGGGATAGTACAGATCGATGACGGGAAGGATGATACAGCAGGGCTTCAGTCCTCTAGTCAGATTACATTGGACTTTGAGGGAAATTCTGTCACGGAAAGCCAGATCGTGCCTAGTGATGGAGACAGAGACAAAGTATCACTTACAGAGACAGAATCTACAAGGCTCAGGGAAAGGAGGGACTCCGGTGTAGGTGCATCACTCACAAGACCTAATAG GTTAAGATGGCCCAGCTTTCAGATATCTAATCGTCTAAGTCACTCAAGAGCATCCCTGCAGATCACAAACCAATCAGCAGGCCAGCTGAGTTTGTTACAAAAGTTTTCACTGTTGCGTTTGACTGCAATCATGGAGAAGTATTCCCTGACCAATAAACATGGCTGGACTTG GTCTGTGCCAAAATTTATGAAGAGAATGAAGGTACCAGATTATAAGGATAAGAATGTGTTTGGAGTTCCTCTCATTGTGCATGTGCAGCGTTCAGGACAGCCCTTGCCCCTCGGCCTGCAGCAGGCCCTGCGGTACTTGAGGAGTCAGTGCCTTGACCAG gtGGGTCTTTTTCGTAAATCAGGCGTGAAGTCTCGAATCCAAGCTCTGAGGCAGATGAATGAAAGTTCTCcagaaaatgtaaattatgAGGATCAGTCTGCCTATGATGTGGCTGATATGGTGAAGCAATTCTTCAGGGATTTACCTGAGCCCCTACTCACCAGCAAGCTGGGAGAGACCTTCCTCCATATTTACCAGT ATGTACCAAAGGACCAAAGATTGCAAGCTGTCCAGGCCGCCATCATGTTGATGTCTGATGAAAATCGAGAGGTACTGCAGACGCTGCTCTGTTTCCTTAGTGATGTCACTTCCTCTGTGGCGGAGAACCAGATGACACCTATGAATATTGCTGTGTGCCTGGCTCCGTCCCTCTTCCATCTCAACAAAATGAAGAAGGACAATCTATCACCAag GGCCATGCATAAGAAGTATGCTACTGGCAGACCAGACCAGAAGGATCTGAATGAGAATTTAGCAGCGGCACAGGGCCTCGCTCACATGATCATAGAGTGCAACCGCCTCTTTGAG ATCCCTCATGAGATGGTTACTCAGTCGCGTAATTCCTACGTGGAGGCTGATTTGCATGCACCAACAATTGACGAGCTGTGCAAGCAGTCGGAAGAGGAGGATGGAACATACCAAACACTTTTGGAGGGGAGACTTCAGAACCTGCTCAAAGAGGCCCGGGAAAAATCCAAATACTGGGTGTCGTGCAGCAGCTCTGATAACACAGAGCTCTATTATAAGAAG GTGGGAGATGGCAACCCTTTGAGACGTTGGAAAGTGTCTGTCGAGGTGGAAGCGCCGCCATCTGTGGTGTTGAACCGGGTGCTGCGAGAGCGCCACCTGTGGGATATGGACCTCCTTCAGTGGAAAGTGTGCGAGACACTGGACAGGCAAACAGAAGTGTTTCAGTATGTCCTGAGTCGCATGCCCCCTCATCCCAGCAGGGACTTTGTAGTTCTTAG GTCATGGAGGACAGACTTGCCCAAAGGTGCTTGCTCCCTGGTTTCTGTGTCTATAGAGCACGAAGACTGTCCTCCTTTAGGAGGGATAAGGGCTATAGTCCTGGAGTCTAACTACCTATTAGAGCCCTGTGGCTCAGGAAAGTCCAGACTAACTCACATCTGCAGAGTGGACATGAA GGGACGGACTCCAGACTGGTACAACAAAGCCTTCGGCCACCTTTGTGCTGCAGAAGCTGCCCGAATCCGCAACTCCTTTCAGCCACTAATCACAGACGGCCCAGAGACCAAAATCTGA
- the stard13b gene encoding stAR-related lipid transfer protein 13 isoform X3 produces the protein MFWELPESTASECLGSMTPETQDIYLRMDHHRRRSGYRLGRIIARQQLLKKIAGEIEAKEACDWLRAAGFPQYAQLFEDSQFPIDITPVKRDHDFLDKDLVEPLCRRLHTLNKCASMKLDVNLPKKKSEDSDEDDLFAISDKWTFEWSSRRWSRLQDIDSLLGNHREGELSRDGVPLRTTTSSESVLTDLSEPEVSSLHSESSGGSGHRGLSTEDSDCSNRTCSDTAAMPDSTSLTMPHIPKEFAHFNSPSDKHSKTTHSRAKELLKRMDTLSSRGTLGKGHKTLVISSPVLQQKAQALKKLRCEDIINGDGGALEPPCNKILPSHSSSEGSSHSGGSTVSTPSLKERKPHRVDHKRSGMYLEDMDIFSGSQMNKVAEQNRRNEFCSYENLVVHIPKDHKPGTFPKALSIESLSPTGGASINWHTGSMHLDSPLISCRKETRPATQSSSRGSRISVYDNVPGSHLYASTGDLIDLEKEDLFPHLDDILLHVNGLQQIVDHWSKNVFPGGEGIVQIDDGKDDTAGLQSSSQITLDFEGNSVTESQIVPSDGDRDKVSLTETESTRLRERRDSGVGASLTRPNRLRWPSFQISNRLSHSRASLQITNQSAGQLSLLQKFSLLRLTAIMEKYSLTNKHGWTWSVPKFMKRMKVPDYKDKNVFGVPLIVHVQRSGQPLPLGLQQALRYLRSQCLDQVGLFRKSGVKSRIQALRQMNESSPENVNYEDQSAYDVADMVKQFFRDLPEPLLTSKLGETFLHIYQYVPKDQRLQAVQAAIMLMSDENREVLQTLLCFLSDVTSSVAENQMTPMNIAVCLAPSLFHLNKMKKDNLSPRAMHKKYATGRPDQKDLNENLAAAQGLAHMIIECNRLFEIPHEMVTQSRNSYVEADLHAPTIDELCKQSEEEDGTYQTLLEGRLQNLLKEAREKSKYWVSCSSSDNTELYYKKVGDGNPLRRWKVSVEVEAPPSVVLNRVLRERHLWDMDLLQWKVCETLDRQTEVFQYVLSRMPPHPSRDFVVLRSWRTDLPKGACSLVSVSIEHEDCPPLGGIRAIVLESNYLLEPCGSGKSRLTHICRVDMKGRTPDWYNKAFGHLCAAEAARIRNSFQPLITDGPETKI, from the exons gcgACTCCACACTTTAAATAAGTGTGCCTCTATGAAACTTGACGTGAATCTTCCAAAGAAGAAA AGTGAAGACTCTGATGAAGATGATCTGTTTGCTATTAGTGACAAATGGACCTTTGAGTGGAGCAGCCGGCGTTGGTCCAGGTTACAGGACATTGACAGTCTGCTGGGAAATCACAGAGAGGGTGAGCTCTCCAGAGATGGTGTGCCTCTGAGAACTACCACCAGCAGCGAGAGTGTTCTGACAGACCTCAGTGAGCCAGAGGTCTCTTCTTTGCACAGCGAGAGCAGCGGAGGCAGCGGTCATCGGGGCCTCAGCACAGAGGACTCTGACTGTTCTAACCGCACCTGCTCAGACACTGCAGCAATGCCAGACTCAACTTCTCTCACAATGCCTCACATCCCCAAAGAATTTGCTCACTTCAATTCACCATCTGACAAGCACAGCAAAACAACCCACTCTCGTGCCAAGGAGTTACTAAAGCGTATGGATACACTGAGCTCCCGAGGTACTCTGGGAAAAGGCCATAAGACGCTGGTAATCAGCTCTCCTGTGCTGCAGCAGAAGGCCCAGGCCCTGAAGAAATTGAGGTGTGAAGACATAATAAATGGAGATGGTGGAGCTCTGGAACCACCATGCAATAAAATTCTGCCATCCCACTCCAGTAGTGAGGGTAGCAGCCATTCTGGTGGCAGCACTGTCAGCACACCCAGCCTAAAAGAGCGTAAGCCTCACCGTGTTGACCATAAACGCAGCGGCATGTATTTGGAGGACATGGACATCTTCTCAGGATCCCAAATGAATAAAGTTGCAGAACAAAATCGTAGAAATGAATTTTGCTCTTATGAAAACCTCGTGGTCCACATTCCCAAAGACCACAAGCCAGGAACCTTCCCCAAAGCATTGTCCATAGAGAGCCTGTCCCCAACTGGTGGCGCCTCAATTAACTGGCACACTGGCAGCATGCACCTGGACTCCCCTTTAATTTCATGCAGAAAGGAAACACGGCCTGCCACCCAGTCCTCTTCCAGAGGTAGCCGCATCAGTGTGTACGATAATGTTCCTGGCTCGCATCTGTATGCCAGCACTGGAGACCTGATAGACCTGGAGAAAGAGGATCTGTTTCCACACCTGGATGATATCTTACTGCATGTCAATGGTCTACAACAGATAGTGGACCACTGGTCAAAAAATGTGTTCCCTGGAGGCGAGGGGATAGTACAGATCGATGACGGGAAGGATGATACAGCAGGGCTTCAGTCCTCTAGTCAGATTACATTGGACTTTGAGGGAAATTCTGTCACGGAAAGCCAGATCGTGCCTAGTGATGGAGACAGAGACAAAGTATCACTTACAGAGACAGAATCTACAAGGCTCAGGGAAAGGAGGGACTCCGGTGTAGGTGCATCACTCACAAGACCTAATAG GTTAAGATGGCCCAGCTTTCAGATATCTAATCGTCTAAGTCACTCAAGAGCATCCCTGCAGATCACAAACCAATCAGCAGGCCAGCTGAGTTTGTTACAAAAGTTTTCACTGTTGCGTTTGACTGCAATCATGGAGAAGTATTCCCTGACCAATAAACATGGCTGGACTTG GTCTGTGCCAAAATTTATGAAGAGAATGAAGGTACCAGATTATAAGGATAAGAATGTGTTTGGAGTTCCTCTCATTGTGCATGTGCAGCGTTCAGGACAGCCCTTGCCCCTCGGCCTGCAGCAGGCCCTGCGGTACTTGAGGAGTCAGTGCCTTGACCAG gtGGGTCTTTTTCGTAAATCAGGCGTGAAGTCTCGAATCCAAGCTCTGAGGCAGATGAATGAAAGTTCTCcagaaaatgtaaattatgAGGATCAGTCTGCCTATGATGTGGCTGATATGGTGAAGCAATTCTTCAGGGATTTACCTGAGCCCCTACTCACCAGCAAGCTGGGAGAGACCTTCCTCCATATTTACCAGT ATGTACCAAAGGACCAAAGATTGCAAGCTGTCCAGGCCGCCATCATGTTGATGTCTGATGAAAATCGAGAGGTACTGCAGACGCTGCTCTGTTTCCTTAGTGATGTCACTTCCTCTGTGGCGGAGAACCAGATGACACCTATGAATATTGCTGTGTGCCTGGCTCCGTCCCTCTTCCATCTCAACAAAATGAAGAAGGACAATCTATCACCAag GGCCATGCATAAGAAGTATGCTACTGGCAGACCAGACCAGAAGGATCTGAATGAGAATTTAGCAGCGGCACAGGGCCTCGCTCACATGATCATAGAGTGCAACCGCCTCTTTGAG ATCCCTCATGAGATGGTTACTCAGTCGCGTAATTCCTACGTGGAGGCTGATTTGCATGCACCAACAATTGACGAGCTGTGCAAGCAGTCGGAAGAGGAGGATGGAACATACCAAACACTTTTGGAGGGGAGACTTCAGAACCTGCTCAAAGAGGCCCGGGAAAAATCCAAATACTGGGTGTCGTGCAGCAGCTCTGATAACACAGAGCTCTATTATAAGAAG GTGGGAGATGGCAACCCTTTGAGACGTTGGAAAGTGTCTGTCGAGGTGGAAGCGCCGCCATCTGTGGTGTTGAACCGGGTGCTGCGAGAGCGCCACCTGTGGGATATGGACCTCCTTCAGTGGAAAGTGTGCGAGACACTGGACAGGCAAACAGAAGTGTTTCAGTATGTCCTGAGTCGCATGCCCCCTCATCCCAGCAGGGACTTTGTAGTTCTTAG GTCATGGAGGACAGACTTGCCCAAAGGTGCTTGCTCCCTGGTTTCTGTGTCTATAGAGCACGAAGACTGTCCTCCTTTAGGAGGGATAAGGGCTATAGTCCTGGAGTCTAACTACCTATTAGAGCCCTGTGGCTCAGGAAAGTCCAGACTAACTCACATCTGCAGAGTGGACATGAA GGGACGGACTCCAGACTGGTACAACAAAGCCTTCGGCCACCTTTGTGCTGCAGAAGCTGCCCGAATCCGCAACTCCTTTCAGCCACTAATCACAGACGGCCCAGAGACCAAAATCTGA
- the stard13b gene encoding stAR-related lipid transfer protein 13 isoform X5 yields the protein MNHSGCMMKTSQIEAKEACDWLRAAGFPQYAQLFEDSQFPIDITPVKRDHDFLDKDLVEPLCRRLHTLNKCASMKLDVNLPKKKSEDSDEDDLFAISDKWTFEWSSRRWSRLQDIDSLLGNHREGELSRDGVPLRTTTSSESVLTDLSEPEVSSLHSESSGGSGHRGLSTEDSDCSNRTCSDTAAMPDSTSLTMPHIPKEFAHFNSPSDKHSKTTHSRAKELLKRMDTLSSRGTLGKGHKTLVISSPVLQQKAQALKKLRCEDIINGDGGALEPPCNKILPSHSSSEGSSHSGGSTVSTPSLKERKPHRVDHKRSGMYLEDMDIFSGSQMNKVAEQNRRNEFCSYENLVVHIPKDHKPGTFPKALSIESLSPTGGASINWHTGSMHLDSPLISCRKETRPATQSSSRGSRISVYDNVPGSHLYASTGDLIDLEKEDLFPHLDDILLHVNGLQQIVDHWSKNVFPGGEGIVQIDDGKDDTAGLQSSSQITLDFEGNSVTESQIVPSDGDRDKVSLTETESTRLRERRDSGVGASLTRPNRLRWPSFQISNRLSHSRASLQITNQSAGQLSLLQKFSLLRLTAIMEKYSLTNKHGWTWSVPKFMKRMKVPDYKDKNVFGVPLIVHVQRSGQPLPLGLQQALRYLRSQCLDQVGLFRKSGVKSRIQALRQMNESSPENVNYEDQSAYDVADMVKQFFRDLPEPLLTSKLGETFLHIYQYVPKDQRLQAVQAAIMLMSDENREVLQTLLCFLSDVTSSVAENQMTPMNIAVCLAPSLFHLNKMKKDNLSPRAMHKKYATGRPDQKDLNENLAAAQGLAHMIIECNRLFEIPHEMVTQSRNSYVEADLHAPTIDELCKQSEEEDGTYQTLLEGRLQNLLKEAREKSKYWVSCSSSDNTELYYKKVGDGNPLRRWKVSVEVEAPPSVVLNRVLRERHLWDMDLLQWKVCETLDRQTEVFQYVLSRMPPHPSRDFVVLRSWRTDLPKGACSLVSVSIEHEDCPPLGGIRAIVLESNYLLEPCGSGKSRLTHICRVDMKGRTPDWYNKAFGHLCAAEAARIRNSFQPLITDGPETKI from the exons gcgACTCCACACTTTAAATAAGTGTGCCTCTATGAAACTTGACGTGAATCTTCCAAAGAAGAAA AGTGAAGACTCTGATGAAGATGATCTGTTTGCTATTAGTGACAAATGGACCTTTGAGTGGAGCAGCCGGCGTTGGTCCAGGTTACAGGACATTGACAGTCTGCTGGGAAATCACAGAGAGGGTGAGCTCTCCAGAGATGGTGTGCCTCTGAGAACTACCACCAGCAGCGAGAGTGTTCTGACAGACCTCAGTGAGCCAGAGGTCTCTTCTTTGCACAGCGAGAGCAGCGGAGGCAGCGGTCATCGGGGCCTCAGCACAGAGGACTCTGACTGTTCTAACCGCACCTGCTCAGACACTGCAGCAATGCCAGACTCAACTTCTCTCACAATGCCTCACATCCCCAAAGAATTTGCTCACTTCAATTCACCATCTGACAAGCACAGCAAAACAACCCACTCTCGTGCCAAGGAGTTACTAAAGCGTATGGATACACTGAGCTCCCGAGGTACTCTGGGAAAAGGCCATAAGACGCTGGTAATCAGCTCTCCTGTGCTGCAGCAGAAGGCCCAGGCCCTGAAGAAATTGAGGTGTGAAGACATAATAAATGGAGATGGTGGAGCTCTGGAACCACCATGCAATAAAATTCTGCCATCCCACTCCAGTAGTGAGGGTAGCAGCCATTCTGGTGGCAGCACTGTCAGCACACCCAGCCTAAAAGAGCGTAAGCCTCACCGTGTTGACCATAAACGCAGCGGCATGTATTTGGAGGACATGGACATCTTCTCAGGATCCCAAATGAATAAAGTTGCAGAACAAAATCGTAGAAATGAATTTTGCTCTTATGAAAACCTCGTGGTCCACATTCCCAAAGACCACAAGCCAGGAACCTTCCCCAAAGCATTGTCCATAGAGAGCCTGTCCCCAACTGGTGGCGCCTCAATTAACTGGCACACTGGCAGCATGCACCTGGACTCCCCTTTAATTTCATGCAGAAAGGAAACACGGCCTGCCACCCAGTCCTCTTCCAGAGGTAGCCGCATCAGTGTGTACGATAATGTTCCTGGCTCGCATCTGTATGCCAGCACTGGAGACCTGATAGACCTGGAGAAAGAGGATCTGTTTCCACACCTGGATGATATCTTACTGCATGTCAATGGTCTACAACAGATAGTGGACCACTGGTCAAAAAATGTGTTCCCTGGAGGCGAGGGGATAGTACAGATCGATGACGGGAAGGATGATACAGCAGGGCTTCAGTCCTCTAGTCAGATTACATTGGACTTTGAGGGAAATTCTGTCACGGAAAGCCAGATCGTGCCTAGTGATGGAGACAGAGACAAAGTATCACTTACAGAGACAGAATCTACAAGGCTCAGGGAAAGGAGGGACTCCGGTGTAGGTGCATCACTCACAAGACCTAATAG GTTAAGATGGCCCAGCTTTCAGATATCTAATCGTCTAAGTCACTCAAGAGCATCCCTGCAGATCACAAACCAATCAGCAGGCCAGCTGAGTTTGTTACAAAAGTTTTCACTGTTGCGTTTGACTGCAATCATGGAGAAGTATTCCCTGACCAATAAACATGGCTGGACTTG GTCTGTGCCAAAATTTATGAAGAGAATGAAGGTACCAGATTATAAGGATAAGAATGTGTTTGGAGTTCCTCTCATTGTGCATGTGCAGCGTTCAGGACAGCCCTTGCCCCTCGGCCTGCAGCAGGCCCTGCGGTACTTGAGGAGTCAGTGCCTTGACCAG gtGGGTCTTTTTCGTAAATCAGGCGTGAAGTCTCGAATCCAAGCTCTGAGGCAGATGAATGAAAGTTCTCcagaaaatgtaaattatgAGGATCAGTCTGCCTATGATGTGGCTGATATGGTGAAGCAATTCTTCAGGGATTTACCTGAGCCCCTACTCACCAGCAAGCTGGGAGAGACCTTCCTCCATATTTACCAGT ATGTACCAAAGGACCAAAGATTGCAAGCTGTCCAGGCCGCCATCATGTTGATGTCTGATGAAAATCGAGAGGTACTGCAGACGCTGCTCTGTTTCCTTAGTGATGTCACTTCCTCTGTGGCGGAGAACCAGATGACACCTATGAATATTGCTGTGTGCCTGGCTCCGTCCCTCTTCCATCTCAACAAAATGAAGAAGGACAATCTATCACCAag GGCCATGCATAAGAAGTATGCTACTGGCAGACCAGACCAGAAGGATCTGAATGAGAATTTAGCAGCGGCACAGGGCCTCGCTCACATGATCATAGAGTGCAACCGCCTCTTTGAG ATCCCTCATGAGATGGTTACTCAGTCGCGTAATTCCTACGTGGAGGCTGATTTGCATGCACCAACAATTGACGAGCTGTGCAAGCAGTCGGAAGAGGAGGATGGAACATACCAAACACTTTTGGAGGGGAGACTTCAGAACCTGCTCAAAGAGGCCCGGGAAAAATCCAAATACTGGGTGTCGTGCAGCAGCTCTGATAACACAGAGCTCTATTATAAGAAG GTGGGAGATGGCAACCCTTTGAGACGTTGGAAAGTGTCTGTCGAGGTGGAAGCGCCGCCATCTGTGGTGTTGAACCGGGTGCTGCGAGAGCGCCACCTGTGGGATATGGACCTCCTTCAGTGGAAAGTGTGCGAGACACTGGACAGGCAAACAGAAGTGTTTCAGTATGTCCTGAGTCGCATGCCCCCTCATCCCAGCAGGGACTTTGTAGTTCTTAG GTCATGGAGGACAGACTTGCCCAAAGGTGCTTGCTCCCTGGTTTCTGTGTCTATAGAGCACGAAGACTGTCCTCCTTTAGGAGGGATAAGGGCTATAGTCCTGGAGTCTAACTACCTATTAGAGCCCTGTGGCTCAGGAAAGTCCAGACTAACTCACATCTGCAGAGTGGACATGAA GGGACGGACTCCAGACTGGTACAACAAAGCCTTCGGCCACCTTTGTGCTGCAGAAGCTGCCCGAATCCGCAACTCCTTTCAGCCACTAATCACAGACGGCCCAGAGACCAAAATCTGA